One window of Silurus meridionalis isolate SWU-2019-XX chromosome 9, ASM1480568v1, whole genome shotgun sequence genomic DNA carries:
- the LOC124391196 gene encoding mesogenin-1-like yields the protein MDTSSIIHHPHNRWSNPSSDSELYSVSSPETVSPAPSMDHNCSPSYQPKLTGLHKATSRLTKTPSSTSGLSRRTRRARLKNPSEQRQNASEKEKLRMRDLTKALHHLRTYLPPSVAPVGQTLTKIETLRLTIRYISYLSAQLGLSEEYLSQRKQISNGDEWRASPEILGYFQCRSTSTDWGEGQGYGDYKEQHQTGSSVEFSDQGLDMSQYTQLSEPITEQIYSMETNTFQQQQQCAQFTQSCQVYGYQLVPPAFWS from the exons ATGGATACCTCCAGCATCATCCACCATCCTCACAACCGATGGAGTAATCCAAGCTCTGACTCTGAGCTCTACAGTGTCTCCTCTCCTGAGACTGTCTCTCCAGCACCTTCTATGGACCACAATTGCTCTCCGTCTTACCAACCCAAGCTCACCGGGCTTCACAAAGCTACTTCCAGACTGACCAAAACACCCAGTTCTACCTCAGGCCTTTCCAGGAGGACAAGAAGAGCTCGACTGAAGAACCCGAGCGAGCAACGTCAGAATGCCAGCGAGAAAGAGAAACTCAGGATGAGGGACCTAACAAAAGCTCTGCACCATCTCAGGACCTACCTGCCTCCATCGGTGGCTCCAGTCGGACAGACGTTGACCAAGATAGAGACTTTGCGCCTCACCATTCGCTACATCTCGTACCTATCAGCTCAGCTTGGGCTCAGTGAAGAATATCTGTCTCAGAGGAAGCAGATAAGCAATGGAGATGAATGGAGAGCCTCACCAGAGATTCTGGGCTACTTTCAATGCAGATCAACAAGCACAGATTGGGGAGAGGGACAAGGATATGGTGATTACAAAGAACAGCATCAGACTGGGAGCAGTGTGGAGTTCTCGGATCAGGGATTGGACATGAGCCAGTACACACAACTCTCAGAGCCAATAACGGAGCAGATCTACAGTATGGAGACcaacacatttcagcaacagcAACAGTGTGCTCAGTTCACACAGTCCTGCCAG GTTTATGGCTATCAGCTTGTTCCCCCGGCTTTTTGGAGCTGA
- the mespaa gene encoding mesoderm posterior aa: protein MDVSSSLVQLQDNTEFLFDCEGLLEQSFSASDAGYYSACSSLSPASSTDSYCFSPPTFHPGARQDSFPESLPLKNNSDQEEMKHGKVAKRTGRPRSKFPGLKRQSASEREKLRMRDLTKALQHLRTYLPPSVAPAGQMLTKIETLRLTIHYISYLSAQLELGKEEAAHGSPSAPMQAPNTSDFYGQSFNQVPPQTSSFSTQEIFSMPYSQNAENSSLPPSPAQDYWIPQQQYCYYEQC from the exons ATGGATGTCTCTAGCTCTCTTGTCCAGCTCCAGGATAACACAGAGTTTCTGTTTGACTGTGAAGGCCTCCTGGAGCAAAGCTTCTCTGCTTCTGATGCCGGCTACTACAGTGCCTGTAGCAGCCTCTCACCAGCTTCTTCCACCGATTCTTACTGTTTCTCTCCACCAACTTTCCATCCTGGAGCACGACAGGACAGCTTTCCAGAGAGTTTGCCTCTGAAGAACAACAGTGATCaagaagaaatgaaacatggcaAGGTGGCAAAGAGGACCGGACGACCACGGTCAAAGTTCCCTGGGCTGAAGCGCCAGAGTGCCAGTGAACGAGAGAAGCTCAGGATGAGGGACCTGACCAAAGCATTGCAGCACCTCAGGACCTACCTGCCTCCATCAGTGGCTCCTGCTGGACAGATGCTGACTAAGATTGAGACTCTGCGCCTCACCATCCACTACATTTCCTACCTGTCGGCTCAGCTGGAGCTCGGCAAGGAAGAGGCAGCGCATGGAAGTCCTTCAGCACCAATGCAGGCTCCAAACACTTCAGATTTCTATGGACAGAGCTTTAATCAAGTGCCTCCTCAGACATCAAGCTTCTCCACACAGGAGATCTTCAGTATGCCTTACTCTCAG aaTGCAGAGAACAGCAGCCTGCCACCATCTCCAGCTCAGGATTATTGGATTCCACAGCAACAATATTGTTATTATGAACAGTGCTAA
- the LOC124391636 gene encoding LOW QUALITY PROTEIN: aminopeptidase N-like (The sequence of the model RefSeq protein was modified relative to this genomic sequence to represent the inferred CDS: inserted 1 base in 1 codon) translates to MGKGYYISKQLALASVLLAAVGLITIITLSIVYSKEKAKNELKLNNKTTIVVSTTSPPSSEPWDKYRLPDTLSPQYYNVTLWPQLTMDSKGMYIFTGESGVAFTCVRETDLILIHCHKLNLTLFDGWHAKLIGMQHTIAPAIRKTWFQEETQYLVIQLAGTLKPGKVYWLYTQFRGELADDLEGFYRSEYEEDGIAKVLAITQMQATSARKAFPCFDEPAMKAIFHITLIHEPGTVALSNSRDIGTESIQMNGHDMIRTRFEPTKRMSTYLVAFIVCEFTHTSKQKDSMDVMVRIWARKNAIEEGQGDYALNITQPILEFFEKYYNASYPLSKSDQIALPDFNAGAMENWGLITYRETALLFDPKTSSNGNKQRIATVVAHELAHMWFGNLVTLKWWNDLWLNEGFASYVEYLGADYAEPTWNIKDQIILYDIYRAFAVDSLVSSHPLSCKEEDVNTPSEITQMFNTISYSKGAAVLRMLSQFLTEPVFAKGLSTYLNEFAFMSSTYTDLWDHLQMAVDKTPQVKLPHSIHDIMNRWILQMGFPVVTIDTQTGNVSQKHFLLEPNAVVQRPSEFNYEWFIPIKWMKSGAEQEQIWLLQKSAMHKPLKARNDEWVLANLNVSGYYRVNYDAANWERLLDQLTTDHQKIPVINRAQILDDAFTLARASIINITLALRTTKYLSMERAYIPWEAAFRSLSSLFAVFDRNEVYGPMQAYLRKQVKPLFDHFTSVTANWTRVPEGHTDQFTNIIAMSLACSTGVQGCLDLTKLWFRQWMQDPEHNRIHPNLRSTVYCKAIAAGGVEEWDFCWKMFKXATVAAEAVKLRSALSCTKQPWLLNRFLEYTLDPEMIRKQDATSTIGSIASNVVGQPLAWDFVRARWEYLFKVYGSRSFSFSRLISDVTARFCTPFELQQLKQFQKDNAEVGFGSASQALQQAMEKTTARIKWLAENKDQVLNWFLSETA, encoded by the exons ATGGGAAAAGGCTACTACATCAGCAAACAACTAGCCCTGGCATCTGTCCTGCTTGCTGCTGTAGGTTTAATCACAATAATCACATTATCTATAGTTTACTCTAAAGAGAAAGCCAAAAATGAACTCAAGCTCAATAACAAGACAACTATAGTTGTGTCCACGACTTCACCACCATCCAGTGAACCCTGGGACAAATACAGACTTCCTGACACCTTATCCCCTCAATATTACAATGTCACGCTGTGGCCTCAGCTCACAATGGACAGCAAGGGCATGTACATTTTCACTGGTGAATCTGGGGTCGCGTTTACTTGTGTCAGAGAGACAGATCTGATCCTGATTCATTGCCACAAACTAAACTTGACTCTTTTCGATGGGTGGCATGCAAAGCTGATTGGAATGCAACACACTATAGCTCCAGCCATTAGAAAAACCTGGTTCCAGGAGGAAACCCAGTACTTAGTGATCCAGCTTGCGGGGACACTAAAGCCGGGAAAGGTCTACTGGCTTTATACACAGTTCAGAGGAGAACTAGCTGATGATCTGGAAGGCTTCTACAGGAGTGAGTACGAGGAGGATGGTATCGCAAA AGTGCTCGCTATCACTCAAATGCAGGCCACGTCTGCTAGAAAAGCTTTTCCCTGCTTTGACGAGCCAGCCATGAAAGCCATATTTCACATCACCCTCATTCATGAACCAGGCACTGTTGCACTATCAAACAGTCGAgatatag GTACAGAAAGCATTCAAATGAATGGACATGATATGATTAGGACTAGATTTGAACCCACAAAGAGGATGTCTACGTATCTTGTTGCTTTCATTGTCTGTGAATTTACACACACCAGCAAGCAAAAAGACAGCATGGATGTGATg GTTCGTATATGGGCAAGGAAAAACGCCATTGAAGAAGGTCAAGGAGACTACGCTCTCAACATCACACAACCAATACTAGAGTTTTTTGAGAAGTATTACAATGCTTCTTATCCTCTCTCGAAGTCAG ACCAGATTGCACTGCCTGACTTTAATGCTGGAGCGATGGAAAACTGGGGACTCATCACTTACAGAGAAACAGCACTCCTATTCGATCCCAAAACCTCTTCCAATGGCAACAAACAGAGGATTGCAACTGTTGTGGCTCATGAGCTTGCTCATATG TGGTTTGGAAATCTTGTGACGCTAAAATGGTGGAATGATCTGTGGCTGAATGAAGGGTTTGCATCATACGTGGAGTACCTTGGAGCTGACTATGCAGAGCCAACCTGGAACATT AAAGACCAGATCATACTATATGACATTTACCGTGCATTTGCAGTGGACAGCCTGGTGTCCTCCCACCCTTTGTCCTGCAAAGAAGAAGACGTTAATACACCATCGGAAATCACCCAAATGTTCAACACCATCTCTTACAGCAAg GGTGCTGCGGTGCTGAGGATGCTCTCTCAGTTTCTCACTGAGCCTGTCTTTGCCAAAGGACTTAGT ACATATCTGAATGAGTTTGCTTTTATGAGCTCTACATATACTGACCTTTGGGATCATCTTCAGATG GCAGTTGATAAAACGCCACAAGTAAAATTGCCACACAGCATCCATGACATCATGAACCGCTGGATTCTCCAAATGGGTTTTCCAGTTGTCACAATTGACACCCAAACTGGGAATGTGAGCCAGAAGCACTTTCTGCTGGAGCCAAACGCCGTGGTACAGCGACCATCGGAATTCAA TTATGAATGGTTTATTCCAATCAAATGGATGAAGAGTGGTGCAGAACAGGAGCAGATCTGGCTTCTTCAAAAATCAG ctaTGCACAAACCACTAAAAGCCAGAAACGATGAATGGGTTTTGGCCAATCTAAACGTTTCAGGGTACTACAGAGTCAATTATGATGCTGCAAACTGGGAACGACTCCTTGACCAGCTGACAACCGACCACCAg aaaataccagtgaTTAATAGAGCACAGATTCTGGATGATGCCTTTACTCTGGCAAG GGCATCTATCATAAACATAACTCTTGCTCTAAGAACGACTAAATATCTGTCTATGGAAAGAGCATACATTCCGTGGGAAGCGGCGTTTCGAAGCCTCAGCTCGTTATTTGCCGTGTTTGATCGCAATGAGGTTTATGGCCCGATGCAG GCCTACTTGCGAAAACAAGTCAAGCCTCTCTTTGATCATTTTACTTCAGTAACTGCAAACTGGACGAGGGTTCCTGAAGGCCACACTGATCA ATTCACAAATATCATTGCAATGTCGCTGGCTTGCAGTACAGGAGTACAGGGATGCCTTGATCTCACCAAGCTCTGGTTTAGACAGTGGATGCAGGACCCTGAACACAATAG GATTCACCCGAACCTGAGATCGACGGTGTACTGCAAAGCTATCGCTGCAGGAGGAGTGGAGGAATGGGACTTCTGCTggaagatgttta aagcaacagTAGCAGCTGAAGCGGTCAAACTGAGGTCAGCTTTATCCTGCACCAAACAACCATGGCTGCTTAACAG GTTCCTCGAATACACTCTGGATCCTGAAATGATTCGTAAACAGGACGCAACTTCGACAATAGGATCAATTGCCAGCAATGTGGTCGGCCAGCCTCTGGCATGGGACTTCGTCAGAGCACGATGGGAGTATCTTTTTAAAGT GTATGGATCTAGATCATTCAGCTTCTCCAGGCTGATAAGTGACGTCACTGCCAGATTCTGCACACCTTTCGAGCTACAGCAG TTAAAGCAGTTCCAAAAGGACAACGCAGAGGTAGGCTTTGGCTCAGCTTCACAGGCTCTGCAGCAGGCGATGGAGAAGACAACGGCCAGGATCAAATGGCTGGCTGAGAATAAGGATCAAGTTCTGAACTGGTTCCTCTCTGAGACAGCGTAA